The genomic window ATGCTTGGTTCAATAGTTGGATGGCTAAGTACTACGGAGTAAAATCAATTGAGGGACGAGTAGAAGAATGATTTACTCAGCCTCTCTTTAATTTTTAGCTTTTGAAATCAAACAGACTTGTTTTCTCTCTTACTCTGAAATAAGTGAAAAAACAAGTCTATTTCTTTTAGATTAGCATACAACATATCTTTATATACACAGGACATAATTATAGTACCATTAGATCAAAAAAATCCATTCACCTAGATTATCTCTAAGTAAATGAATTTTTCTATTTATTCACTAACTGTTGCTTCTTCTTTCAGAGACTCAAGGTAATTGTATACCTGTTGTCCGGCAATACCACCCTCACCAACAGCTGTTGTGATTTGACGTAGTGTTTTTTCACGAACATCGCCGATTGCATATACACCTGGTATTGCAGTTCTCATTTCTTGATCAGTGATGATCCAGCCTTCTTCATTCGTGATGCCACTGTTTCTGAACGGTTCTGTCAGCGGATCTAAGCCCACGTAGATGAACACGCCGTCAGCAGCGACTTCTTTCACAGTCTCTGTTTTAACGTTCTTCAATTGTACGCCTGTAACAACCATGTCGTTACCCACGATTTCTTCCAGAACAGTATCCCACTCGAAAGCAATTTTTTCGTTTGCAAATGCACGATCCTGAATGATTTTTTGGGCACGCAGCTCATCTCTACGATGGACAATCGTTACTTTTGATGCAAACTGAGTCAAATAAATGGCTTCTTCAACGGCTGAATCGCCGCCACCAATGACCATCAACTGTTTATTCCGGAAGAACGCACCGTCACAAACTGCACAATAAGAAACGCCACGGCCCGCATATTCTTCTTCTCCTGCAACACCTAGTTTTCTATGAACACAGCCTGTTGCAATGATTACAGATTTCCCTTGATAGGTCGTGTCTTCACAGATGATTTCCTTGTAACTGCCATGATCCTTGATATCCTGAACCATACCATAGACATTTTCTGTGCCAAATTTTTCTACACTTTCATACATTTTCATCGATAAATCGGGACCCATGATCGAATCAAAGCCTGGATAATTTTCGATTTCAGCAGTATTGTTCATCTGCCCACCAGGAACACCTCTTTCAATCATCAAAACAGATAAGTTTGAACGGGAGGCATAAAGTGCTGCTGTCATTCCAGCAGGGCCTGCACCGATTATAATTACATCATACATCATTCATCTTCCTCTTCTCTTTATAAAAGTGTTCGCGCGATTTTCTCACACTCACTTGCTTAGTTTGCACAATATAGCTCTCTATCAAAATAAGATTTCACTATGTACTCTTGAAACAAAGCTAAAACAACAAAGCAATTTAGTCTCTTAATCAAGTATATTCACTTTACAACCTAACTACTTGATTGTCTACTTTTCTGCCTAAGTATTGACCTATCCTATCTTACCATATTTCGTTTATTTTGGAATTCATTTTTTTAGATTTGAGTGCAGCATCTACCTTTTGCTTCCAGCGCTCTTTGGTAAATAAATAGTCATAAGAGTCGAATCGCTGATTTAAAGATTCAGAGAAAAACTCACCTTCCTGTTCAAATAAAAATCCACACTTTTCAATCACTCGTTTAGAGGCACTATTTTGTTGGAAACAGCATGCATATACAAAATGAATACCATTGGAAAATAAATGATCTAGCATCGCCTCAATCACCTCAGTCATGATTCCTTTATTTTGATGGTCAGGGTGTAGCACAAACCCTAGCTCTTTTGTGTCTGCTCTCCCTGCCTCAGAATCGTTATGGACAGAAATATGTCCGATCACTTCTTGCTCCCGTAGACTAAAAATCGCATATACCTGATTATTCTTTAAAAAATTGGTCAGCATTTGCTGGGTCTCTTCCAGCGATTCATGATGCCTCCAACCAGCACTTTCGCCAATACCAACTAGCTTTGCATAAGCATGCAAAGGGAACAAATCGGCCCTCTGAAAATGTCTTAAAATCGTTCGCTCTGTAGTAATCACTACCGACCCTCCCATCATTAATAAAAAGCTGACAGCCAAGTTGCAATCCGTCTCATATCCGACACGATCGCTCCTCTGCTGTCAGCTAAATAGATATCTTCTATTATACTTCGCTATTCTGTAATTTGTACATATCTGCATAGAGTCCTTGTTCTGCCAGCAGCATTTCATGACTTCCCTGTTCAACAATGTTTCCTTTTTCAAGAACCAAAATCAGATCAGCATCACGGATTGTCGAAAGTCGATGGGCAATGGCAATCGTTGTTCTACCTTGTCTCATATTAGCAAGGCCTTCTTGAATCAAGCCCTCTGTCTCTGTGTCAATATTGGCTGTCGCCTCATCCAATACTAAAATTTTTGGATCGGTGACCATGGTTCGAGCGAAGGAAATCAATTGACGTTGTCCACTAGAATAGCTGGCGCCACGCTCGATCACTTTCGCCTGATAACGTTTAGGTAATGTTTCAATGAACTTGTCTGCTTGAACAAAGCGAGCTGCTTCTCTGATTTGTTCATCTGTAATACTCGGATTCAGCATTCGAATATTCCCCGCAATATCGCCATAAAACATGAACGCATCTTGAAGGACCAGCCCCATTTTTTCGCGCAGCTCAGTCATCGGATACTCACGAATGTCACGATCATCAATCAATATCTCGCCCTCATAAAATTCATAGAAACGCATCAACACATTGATAATCGAGCTTTTCCCACTTCCGGTATGACCAACCAACGCAATTGTTTCGCCAGGATTTGCAATAAAGCTAATATTTTTTAACACGTAATTTGTGCCATCATAAGAGAAGCTGACATCTCGAAACTCAATTTTCCCTCGTTTTATTTCTCCAGTTGCCTTGTCATCCTGTTGCGGTGTCAGTTCCTCTGTATCAAAGATTTTTAAGATCCGACTGCCTGCAACTATTCCATCGGTGAATATACTTAAGAAATCCATCATTTGAGTCATTGGTTGAAAGAATGCTTGTACATAAGTCACAAAAGCATAAACCAGCCCCACTTTGATTGGTGATTCCAACGCATCAAATCCAAAGAGGGTCAAAACAGCAGACACCGCCAGAGCATAAAGTAAATTGATGATTGGGCTTAGCAACAAAGAGTTTACACGAATCATCGCAAGCTTTGTTTGCAGATATTCTTCATTCGTCGTTTCAAATTCACTCTCCAAACGCTTTTCTTGACGGAATTGTTGGATGATCTGCATGCCTGATATATACTCATTCAGCTTCGTATTCAGCTGACTCAGTTTTTCCCGCATATTTCGGTAAATACGTGAGCTAAATTTTTGATAATAACCAATGACTGCCAGCAGAATTGGCAGAAACACTAGCACACACAGGGCAATTTTTTTGTCGATCTGAAACATCCCCACAAATGAGGAGAGTACAGCAAAAACACCCGTTAAAACCATTAAAAAGACATACCAGAATTCAAAAAGCGTCTCTGTGTCATTTGTTACTCGTGAAACGATCGATCCGGCAGGCGTCTGATCAAAATAGCGCATCCCCAATGTTTGTAATTTCTCAAACAACTTTACGCGGATGTATTGATACGTTTTCAGTGAAGCCATCGAATACAAGAACCACTGGAAAAACCAGATGATACTCTTCACAATAATCCCAAACAAATACATCCCTGCGAACCAATAGATGATTTGGCTTGTCGCAGTTTTGGACGTCAAATAGTTATCCATTAACGTCTGGATGATTCTTGGCAAAATCGCATTGATTACCGATAAGACAAAAGCGAACCCAATTGCTGCCGCAAAGGTTGTTCGAAAGGGTTTAGCATACTTAAATAAGCGCTTCACGATCGTTACCTGCTCTTTCACAGGGATCGATTTCGTCCATGCCGACTGTTGTTCTTCCATTAAGCTTCACTCCCTTCTATTTTCGCTTCCAGCTGTTGCTTGTCCCACATTCGCTTGTACCAGCCGTTAGCTGATAACAGCTCTTTATGCGAGCCGCGCTCAATGATTCGCCCTTCATCCAAAACGATGATATCCTCAGCATGCATCACACTGCTAAGACGATGTGCAGAAATAATCGTCGTTTTATTCTTTCTTGCAGCCTTCAGATTCGTCAAAATCGCTTCCTCGGTTTTCGCATCGACTGCTGATAGCGCATCATCTAAAATCAACAACTCCGGATCGATAATTGCTGCTCTGGCAATTGATAGTCGTTGTCGCTGACCTCCTGATAGAGAAACCCCACGTTCACCAACCATCGTATCATAGCCGTCAGCAAAGCCTTTGATATCTTCATCGATATAAGCAGTCTTCGCAGCTTTCTCTACAGCTTCCTGTGGCAGGTTTGGTGCAGCGAATCGAATATTATCCCGAACCGACATTGAAAACAGGAAATGATCCTGAGGTACATAACCGATTCCCGTAAGCAGCGCGTCCAAAGAATAGTCCTTGATGTCATGGCCGCCCATTTGAATCGCTCCTTGATAATGGTCATATTCTCTCATCAACAGTTTTATTACTGTCGTCTTTCCAGCACCTGTTTTCCCTACGATTCCTAATGTTTCTCCCTCATTGATCGAAAAGTTGATATCCTCCAACGCTGAGTCTTCCTCTTTCGGATAGCTGAAGGAAGAAACTGCCATAGTCAACGTCCCTTTCGCAGGTGTTTGAATCGCATCTTTTTTCTCAATGATATGGGTCTTTTCATGCAACAGCTCATTCACTCGATCATAGCTGGCATTCCCACGCTCTAACACATTGAACAGCCGACCAATCGCAAACATCGGCCAAACCAGCATACCGATATAACTAATAAAAGAAACCAACTGACCAATTGAAATCGTTCCATCCATAATGAAATTCCCACCAACAATGATCGTCAAAACATAAGAAATGCCAATGATCAACGTAATAAATGGATCAAACAACGCATCTAAAAGGTTCACACGTTTATTTTTTATGATTGCATCCTCTATTTTTTCAGTAAAATCCTGAATATCTTCTTTTTCCTGACCAAAGGTTTTGATGACCTTCATGCCAGTAATACTCTCTTGCGTCTTATCATTGATTGTTGAGAAAGCCGCTTGCGAATCTCGAAACGCATCATGAAGCTTCGAACCAATGATTCGAGACATGACTGCCAAGAGCGGTAACGGAATCAACGCAATCAAGGTCAGACGCCAATCAACGAACAAAATCATCGCAATGATCGTACTGCCGCCTGTGATAAATGAATCAGCAAAGGTCAGGATCCCTGCACCTGCTACATTCTGGATCGCATTTAAGTCATTCGTCGCATGGGCCATCAAATCTCCTGTACGATGATTTTGGTAGAAGATACTGTCCATTCGAGTAAAATGATGAAACAGCTGCCTCCGCAAGTCTTTTTCCAGATTTGCCGCACTTCCCCAAATGTACTTCCGCCAAATATAACGAAAAATATACTGTGCGATTGCTGCAGTTAATAAGACACCTACCCAAAAAAGGATACGGGTAAAGGTAAACTCCTCACTTGCAATAATATCTACGACAACCCCAATTACTTTTGGTGGGATCAATTGAACAATTGCTACCATGACTAGAGCAAAAACACCGATCACATAACTTCTTTTTTCTTTCTTAAAAAACCAGCCTAACTTTCTAAAAACAGACATCTGTTTTCCCCCTTCTACAAAACACTTACTTTCTTCGGCTTATCACCTGTTCCAATAGTTTTTCTTTCATTTTAAAAGCTCCTTTACTAGGATATTTCTGAACTTCGCAGACAACCTATCCTCATTTTTTAGACACAAAAAAACGGGCAAAAAAATCTGCCCGTTGTGCTCGAAATTGTGATGATAGGAAGACTACTTGTCTCCTTGGTTTTTCATCTGTTGCATCATTTGACGAATCTTCTTCTCAGAAGGCTTCTGTCCCATTGATGCCATCATCATTCGTAACATATCCTCATTAACGGGAGGATTCTTTTTGAGATGGTCCTGCATTGCTTTACGGGCAAGGAAAAATCCGCCTACCGCACCTGCGATCAAAGCGATAACTGCGATTAAAACTACTACTCCTGTTGACATACTAAATCTCTCCTTTCCATCTTAAAAGCGAATGAGTACTGTTTTTCTTTTGAAAAGCGAAAAACATTGCTATCCATTACAAGCTTTAATTTTTTAAATAGTTTATTGTAGATGCAATTCTCTTTTAATTGCTCTCAAGAAAACATTTTACTAGAAACACCACAAAAAGAAAAGGCATTTTAAAAGATTCCTCAAAAGAAATTTTTAAAACACCTTGATTCAAATTTTTTCCTTGCTTATTTATACATGCTCTACACAACAATTGCTTATTGTGCTTCGATTTTTTCCAATAGTTCCGGATCAAATGTACCTGCAGCAAACCTTTCGATTTCAAATCCATAAGGGGCTTTCTTATTCTTTTTGTCCTCACCAACATAAGGTGTCTCCAAAATTTTTGGCAATTCAATCAGCTTATCATGGTGGACAATCTTGTTCAACGCCTCAAAGCCAATCATACCAAAGCCAATGTTGGCGTGGCGATCCTTATGAGAAGCCATTGGATTTTTTGAGTCATTGACATGAATGACCTTCAAACGATCCAATCCGATGATTCGATCAAACTCCTCCAACACGCCATCAAAGTCTTCTTTGACATTATAACCAGCATCATTCGTATGACAGGTATCAAAAGTCACAGATAGCTTTTCATTCAAGGTTACCCCTTCGATGATTGTTGCCAGCTCTTCAAATGTACGTCCAAGCTCTGTTCCCTTGCCAGCCATCGTTTCTAGCGCAATTTGCGGAATTTGGTCTTTGGAAAGAACCTCATCCAATCCTTTGATAATTTGTTTTAACCCTGCATCTACTCCAGCCCCTACATGAGCCCCTGGGTGTAACGTAATTTGCGTGGCACCTAAAGCTTGTGCCCGTTGGATTTCCTGACGTAGAAATTCTGTAGCAAAGCCAAAATTTTCAGGCTTGATTGTGTTGCCAAGATTAATGATATATGGCGCATGAACTACAATATTACTGATGCCATGCTCCTTCATAAACGCTTTCCCCGCCTCAATATTCAGTTCCTCGATCGGTTTACGTCTTGTATTTTGGGGCGCCCCCGTATAAATCATAAATGTTGATGCTTTGTAGCTGGCTGCCTCTTCAGCAGCACCTAGCAACATTTTTTTACCGCTCATACTAACATGTGATCCAATTAACATCTTGTTCCTCCTTAATTCTCATCCTTTTCAGAGTACGGGAAAATCTAGCAAAAGACAATCTTTTTGCTTTTATATAAAACATAATAAGACAGATCTACTAATCTCACAATCCTCCACTAGTAAATCATTTATTGATTTCTAATCATCCGATCATTACCAATCAACTGTACTCAAGACTTTTTCTTTACTGCAAACTTCTCATATTGGCTGATCCATTCTTCCATGGTTATCTTAGTAGCTAGTTCGCCCAAAAGCTCATAAGGAATGGTTTTAGGATTAGTGAATCGAATACAGCTTTTCCCCATATTCAGCTTTGTCGGCATTTGCTTCTGGTATTCCTCTTGAAACCATGTAAGCAGCTCTTTGTTTCCCATCAATCCCATATGATATAGGGAAAGATGCCTTTTTTGAGCAGCTACACTGATAAAAGGAAGCCCCTCATCTTGCCTTCCAAGATAGCCGTTCGGGAACTCTGTCAATGGGACAATAAATGTTGGCATATCATACTGCCAAACTAATTCAAAGCCAGTTGGAATTTTTTGTTTTAGAAGTGTCAAAAGCCTCTTGTATGACTCCTGCCATTTAGGATCGATTTCTTGCATATATTCTTCTATATTATTCATTGATTTTCCTCTCGAGCGATAGACTGTCGATACAGTTCTTTTGATTTGAAGCCTTGTTCTAAAAGACGAATCATCTCTGCTTTTCTTTTTTCCTGTGTAGCTACTTGCTTCGCACTGAATATATATTGCGCCCAGCCTCTTTGATAGCCTGGAGTCAACGTCGAAAACACCTTTGCAGCTTTAGGATTCTCAGCAACTACCTCTTCAATTTTTGGAACAAGCGTAGTATAATCATGAACCGTTTGACTTTTCGTCTTCACCGTACTCTTTTTCACCGCATTCTTGATGCCGACAATCGTGAACACCTCATCAAGGCTGACCATTCTATTGAACTTTAACGATGTTCCTTCAATGTAGCCGTCGTCCTCATTTACACGCAGTGCGGGGAAAATTTCATCACGATGAATATAAGTATCATACTTTTTATTTCCTTTTTTAGGATAAGCAACATATAAAAGCCCCTCTTCATTCAACGCATTTTTCTCCTTAACATGACCTACCAGCTGTTTAAATTCTTCTATATCTTTGACAAATGCAAGAATCAAATCAACCTTTTGGTCAGACCATGCTGTTTCTTCAAATGATAGATCAGAGAAGTACTCAGCAGAAGGACGATTCAAAATCATTTTCTTTTTGTATGTTGCTAATTGTAGTTTATCAGTAATTGAACGAACCATATGCTTCTCTCCCCATTTTCTTATATTACGCTTTCAGTTTATCATTTTCTCGTTCGTGAAACCATTATGAATCACCTGAAGCTATTGAAACATCAAGAGAATGAGAGAATGAGCATCTCTTTAAAGCAAACTATTACGTCTTCCTTCTAAGTTGAATCATTGTCTCCATTGAAAGAAAGAATCCTCCACAGCAATTTCTATGAAAACACGGTATACTGTAAGAAGCAGCACATGGTGGACATTTTTTATAAGTTATTTTTAATACTGACTCTAAATAAACGAGCCTCTATGAAAGGGAGAACCTAATGAATTCAATAGAAAAATATATCCAAGAAGCACCAGTTGAAAGAAGAGCTACACTAACAGAGCTTTATCATTTCATCCAAAAGACAGTGCCCGAAGCTGAAGAAAAAATATCGTATGGTATGCCGACCTTTTATCTAAAAGGAAACCTTGTTCATTTTTCCATCGCAAAAAACCATATTGGCTTTTATCCCACACCATCAGCTGTAACAGCCTTTCAAGACAGGCTTACAAGCTACAAGACATCCAAAGGAGCCATCCAGTTCCCTTTAGACAAAGAGCTGCCGTGGCCATTAATTCGTGACATTGTGCTATTTAGAAAGAATGAAAATCTCAATTGACCGGAA from Enterococcus sp. 9E7_DIV0242 includes these protein-coding regions:
- the trxB gene encoding thioredoxin-disulfide reductase, encoding MYDVIIIGAGPAGMTAALYASRSNLSVLMIERGVPGGQMNNTAEIENYPGFDSIMGPDLSMKMYESVEKFGTENVYGMVQDIKDHGSYKEIICEDTTYQGKSVIIATGCVHRKLGVAGEEEYAGRGVSYCAVCDGAFFRNKQLMVIGGGDSAVEEAIYLTQFASKVTIVHRRDELRAQKIIQDRAFANEKIAFEWDTVLEEIVGNDMVVTGVQLKNVKTETVKEVAADGVFIYVGLDPLTEPFRNSGITNEEGWIITDQEMRTAIPGVYAIGDVREKTLRQITTAVGEGGIAGQQVYNYLESLKEEATVSE
- a CDS encoding YneF family protein is translated as MSTGVVVLIAVIALIAGAVGGFFLARKAMQDHLKKNPPVNEDMLRMMMASMGQKPSEKKIRQMMQQMKNQGDK
- a CDS encoding deoxyribonuclease IV; this translates as MLIGSHVSMSGKKMLLGAAEEAASYKASTFMIYTGAPQNTRRKPIEELNIEAGKAFMKEHGISNIVVHAPYIINLGNTIKPENFGFATEFLRQEIQRAQALGATQITLHPGAHVGAGVDAGLKQIIKGLDEVLSKDQIPQIALETMAGKGTELGRTFEELATIIEGVTLNEKLSVTFDTCHTNDAGYNVKEDFDGVLEEFDRIIGLDRLKVIHVNDSKNPMASHKDRHANIGFGMIGFEALNKIVHHDKLIELPKILETPYVGEDKKNKKAPYGFEIERFAAGTFDPELLEKIEAQ
- a CDS encoding DUF1801 domain-containing protein, which codes for MNNIEEYMQEIDPKWQESYKRLLTLLKQKIPTGFELVWQYDMPTFIVPLTEFPNGYLGRQDEGLPFISVAAQKRHLSLYHMGLMGNKELLTWFQEEYQKQMPTKLNMGKSCIRFTNPKTIPYELLGELATKITMEEWISQYEKFAVKKKS
- a CDS encoding ABC transporter ATP-binding protein, giving the protein MEEQQSAWTKSIPVKEQVTIVKRLFKYAKPFRTTFAAAIGFAFVLSVINAILPRIIQTLMDNYLTSKTATSQIIYWFAGMYLFGIIVKSIIWFFQWFLYSMASLKTYQYIRVKLFEKLQTLGMRYFDQTPAGSIVSRVTNDTETLFEFWYVFLMVLTGVFAVLSSFVGMFQIDKKIALCVLVFLPILLAVIGYYQKFSSRIYRNMREKLSQLNTKLNEYISGMQIIQQFRQEKRLESEFETTNEEYLQTKLAMIRVNSLLLSPIINLLYALAVSAVLTLFGFDALESPIKVGLVYAFVTYVQAFFQPMTQMMDFLSIFTDGIVAGSRILKIFDTEELTPQQDDKATGEIKRGKIEFRDVSFSYDGTNYVLKNISFIANPGETIALVGHTGSGKSSIINVLMRFYEFYEGEILIDDRDIREYPMTELREKMGLVLQDAFMFYGDIAGNIRMLNPSITDEQIREAARFVQADKFIETLPKRYQAKVIERGASYSSGQRQLISFARTMVTDPKILVLDEATANIDTETEGLIQEGLANMRQGRTTIAIAHRLSTIRDADLILVLEKGNIVEQGSHEMLLAEQGLYADMYKLQNSEV
- a CDS encoding GNAT family N-acetyltransferase, whose translation is MITTERTILRHFQRADLFPLHAYAKLVGIGESAGWRHHESLEETQQMLTNFLKNNQVYAIFSLREQEVIGHISVHNDSEAGRADTKELGFVLHPDHQNKGIMTEVIEAMLDHLFSNGIHFVYACCFQQNSASKRVIEKCGFLFEQEGEFFSESLNQRFDSYDYLFTKERWKQKVDAALKSKKMNSKINEIW
- a CDS encoding ABC transporter ATP-binding protein; amino-acid sequence: MSVFRKLGWFFKKEKRSYVIGVFALVMVAIVQLIPPKVIGVVVDIIASEEFTFTRILFWVGVLLTAAIAQYIFRYIWRKYIWGSAANLEKDLRRQLFHHFTRMDSIFYQNHRTGDLMAHATNDLNAIQNVAGAGILTFADSFITGGSTIIAMILFVDWRLTLIALIPLPLLAVMSRIIGSKLHDAFRDSQAAFSTINDKTQESITGMKVIKTFGQEKEDIQDFTEKIEDAIIKNKRVNLLDALFDPFITLIIGISYVLTIIVGGNFIMDGTISIGQLVSFISYIGMLVWPMFAIGRLFNVLERGNASYDRVNELLHEKTHIIEKKDAIQTPAKGTLTMAVSSFSYPKEEDSALEDINFSINEGETLGIVGKTGAGKTTVIKLLMREYDHYQGAIQMGGHDIKDYSLDALLTGIGYVPQDHFLFSMSVRDNIRFAAPNLPQEAVEKAAKTAYIDEDIKGFADGYDTMVGERGVSLSGGQRQRLSIARAAIIDPELLILDDALSAVDAKTEEAILTNLKAARKNKTTIISAHRLSSVMHAEDIIVLDEGRIIERGSHKELLSANGWYKRMWDKQQLEAKIEGSEA
- a CDS encoding YdeI/OmpD-associated family protein, which produces MVRSITDKLQLATYKKKMILNRPSAEYFSDLSFEETAWSDQKVDLILAFVKDIEEFKQLVGHVKEKNALNEEGLLYVAYPKKGNKKYDTYIHRDEIFPALRVNEDDGYIEGTSLKFNRMVSLDEVFTIVGIKNAVKKSTVKTKSQTVHDYTTLVPKIEEVVAENPKAAKVFSTLTPGYQRGWAQYIFSAKQVATQEKRKAEMIRLLEQGFKSKELYRQSIAREENQ
- a CDS encoding iron chaperone; the encoded protein is MNSIEKYIQEAPVERRATLTELYHFIQKTVPEAEEKISYGMPTFYLKGNLVHFSIAKNHIGFYPTPSAVTAFQDRLTSYKTSKGAIQFPLDKELPWPLIRDIVLFRKNENLN